The sequence below is a genomic window from Longimicrobiales bacterium.
GATGGCGAACGGCACGGTGATTTCGGAGCTGTCCAGAGCGAAGAGGCGCATCTTCCGCGAGAACGCTCCGTAGACCCGGGGGTGCGTGATGCGCTGGCCCTCGGACGGGGTCCTCCCGTCCGTGCAGGTCATCATCCAAGGCATCGCAGCGAGATAGCGCGTGTTCTCGATGTCGTAGAGGTCGAGATTCATGACGCCCGCATTGCCACTCTCTGTCAGGATCGACTGTACGGTCGCAGGGACGGAAGAGCCCCACTCGGTAGCCAACTCCGCGAGCGTCCGGCCGTTCAGGCGCGGGTCCTTGTCAACGAACAGGATCTTCTCAGCCCCACCCCGCATCGCGAGCGATTCCGTGATTTGCCTTTGCAGGAGGGTCAACGTGTCGGGATGGGCGAAACGACGTTCGATCTGCTCCTGGCCCCCCGCGGCCGCCCAGCTCGGTAACGCGTAGGAGCGAAGGTTCGACTGCGTGGCGGTGTAAGGGTGCTGCGCCGCCCAGACGTCCACCCCCCGTGCCCGGGCCTCCTCGATCATCTCCGCGCCGACGTTTGCCCGTCCGTAATTCGTTGCACCCTGTGGGTTGAAATGCGAGAAGATGACGCGCAGCCCGCTCTCTTCACCAATGCGGATGCCCTCGGCAACCGAGGCGTCGTAGCCGATGCCCTGGTAGGTGGCTCCTAGGTCGCGATCGTGGGTGTCGTAAATCGCGTCCTCCCACTCCGCAGCCACTCGCGAAAGCTCAAGCACCTCCTCCGTGGTAGAGAAGGCGCCAGGTGTGTAGAACAGGCCGGTCGAGAGCCCGAACGACCCCTCTTTCATCCCTTGGCGGACCATGGCCTTCATCCGATCGAGTTCGTCGGTGGTCGGGGCTCGGTCGTCCATGCCCATGACCGCCCGTCGCACCGCGCCGTGGCCGACGAAGGTCAGCGCGTTGACCCCGATCCCCACGGCCTCCCAACTGTCGAGTCGTTCCGCGACCTCCCAGGGTCCGCCTCCGTCGAGTCCGAGCGCGACGGTCGTAATGCCCTGCGTCAGGAACGGTCGACCATCCTGCCCGTAGGGTTCGGCGAGGGGGGCGTGGGAATGTGCGTCAATGAAGCCGGGCGCGACGACAAGCCCGCTCACGTCGATCACCTCAGCGGCTGCCTCCGCATAGAGGTCGCCCACCGCCACGATTCTTCCGTCGGCGATCGCCACGTCGGCGATGAAACCCTCCGCGCCCGACCCGTCGTACACCAGCCCGCCCGTGAAGACGATGTCGTACGACGGCTCGGCAGTGCAGGCGACAAGTCCGACAAGAGCGAGGGCTGCCACACCCGAGCCCACCGTGAGCGGCCAGGACGAGCGTCGACCCTTAGTGCGCCGGTCCGCCGCTCCATAAGCTGATGTTGGCAACTAGTTCTCCCGTTGACGTTCGATCCCTCGCGAGTCTCCTGCACGACTCGCTCACTGGCAACGCCGGGTCCACAGGGCACGATGTAACGCCTCGCGATTCTGCTGCATGGCCAGAGTGATGACCCGGAGTGCGAGCCGCAAGGCGCGTGCTGCGGACCCGCTAGTTCCTTCCGTAACCGCAGCGATCGCCTGTTATGTGGTGCACCTCCAAAGGAAGACGAGGCCGGCGTGACTTGGTCTTCTCAAGAGCTCTTCTCTCCCCTCCCTTCCTCCACCTCGCTAAGTCCCGGAGTGACTTCCTTGAAAATCCTGAGCTTCAAGGCCAGCAGCGCGGCCCCTAAGAATCTCACAACTACTCTTCCCATTTTGTGCGGAAAGCTGCCTAGGTGTTGTGCTGAGGGGTGGAAAGAGAATCCAAAGCCGCCCGCACCTCCGCGTGTCGCGCGCGCGTAAGTGGGAACCGATATAAAAAGAGCGCGCCAAGGCCCATGAGGAGCGCGGGCACTCCGCCGTACACCCACATCAAGTGTCCCTGGATCACCACGCCGATGGACTCTGCCGAAGGGTCGTAACCAAGTGCGGCGGGGAGCGTCGTCCCGAGCACCACGCCAAGCGCGAGGGACAGCTTGATCGTCATCCCCCACACGGCGAAAAAGAGTCCCGAACGCTGCTCGCCGCTCTCCAGCGTATCGACATCGATCACGTCGGCGGCAATGGAGTTGGCCAAGAACAGAATCGATGCAAAGCTCGATCCGCGTACGACGATGGCGCACATCATGGCGATGACGTCGCCCTGGCGCATGAACACGAGGGGCAGACTCCACAGAGCGATCCAAAGCGCCGCCAGCATGAGCGCTCGGTCTTTGCCGATTCGCACGGAGATCGCGAGCCAAACGGGAATGCCGGCCAAGCTGGCGAGGTTCTCTAACAGGATCATGATCGGAAAACGCCCTTGGTCCACCATGACGTCCGCCAAGACCAGCCGGTGAAGCGTGCCCTGGATCGCCACGCCTGATACGAAGAAAAGCACGCATCCCACCATGCGGGCGAACGCGGGGTTGCGTGCGACGATCTTCAGGCCGGCCAGAGTGTTCCGGCGCTCGTGCGTAAAGCCCCCTGGTATGGGTTCCGCGACGGTGGTCACGCACAGAAGAAGCAGCACTGGCAAGGTGAT
It includes:
- a CDS encoding amidohydrolase family protein; protein product: MPTSAYGAADRRTKGRRSSWPLTVGSGVAALALVGLVACTAEPSYDIVFTGGLVYDGSGAEGFIADVAIADGRIVAVGDLYAEAAAEVIDVSGLVVAPGFIDAHSHAPLAEPYGQDGRPFLTQGITTVALGLDGGGPWEVAERLDSWEAVGIGVNALTFVGHGAVRRAVMGMDDRAPTTDELDRMKAMVRQGMKEGSFGLSTGLFYTPGAFSTTEEVLELSRVAAEWEDAIYDTHDRDLGATYQGIGYDASVAEGIRIGEESGLRVIFSHFNPQGATNYGRANVGAEMIEEARARGVDVWAAQHPYTATQSNLRSYALPSWAAAGGQEQIERRFAHPDTLTLLQRQITESLAMRGGAEKILFVDKDPRLNGRTLAELATEWGSSVPATVQSILTESGNAGVMNLDLYDIENTRYLAAMPWMMTCTDGRTPSEGQRITHPRVYGAFSRKMRLFALDSSEITVPFAIRSFSGLAADFFRLSDRGYVRPGMWADVVVLNIDEYRDLATIEDPHQFTQGAVHVLVNGEFAIRDGTFRGALDGRSLRAPGGHTGG
- a CDS encoding MFS transporter; amino-acid sequence: MLVAYSVPSSVTAMAALPMALFVPAFYADDLGVPLAAVGVAIACSRLLDVVTDPLIGGLSDRMHLPLGRRKPWMLLGAPLFLIALWKIFVPSEDVSAVYLALWSAVLYLGFTLIDLPHKAWGAELSTDYDDRSRVTGWREGIATAGQVTLLAAVVWLAARGIEDAAGQLKAIAVVIMITLPVLLLLCVTTVAEPIPGGFTHERRNTLAGLKIVARNPAFARMVGCVLFFVSGVAIQGTLHRLVLADVMVDQGRFPIMILLENLASLAGIPVWLAISVRIGKDRALMLAALWIALWSLPLVFMRQGDVIAMMCAIVVRGSSFASILFLANSIAADVIDVDTLESGEQRSGLFFAVWGMTIKLSLALGVVLGTTLPAALGYDPSAESIGVVIQGHLMWVYGGVPALLMGLGALFLYRFPLTRARHAEVRAALDSLSTPQHNT